In one window of Terriglobia bacterium DNA:
- a CDS encoding class I SAM-dependent methyltransferase: MTRDPRAEVARFYDLDREPLNDVPFYVSRLSHENASVLDLGCGTGRVTLPLSRFCRFIHGIELSEAMLSICRAKLSEAAIPPHRAVVELGDITQLDLGRTFDLIIAPYRVLQNLVTDEDVAGLFHGIGTHLSAGATCILNVFNPRYPNREALVRAWSDPVEVLDWEVATGTEVVTCHHRKGKVDPENLVIYPDLIYRVRNGGELAETVVFNLAMRCYFPGEFERLITGHGFEIIGRWGGYGGEAYGTGPELVVQFRAAA; the protein is encoded by the coding sequence ATGACCCGAGATCCCAGGGCTGAAGTTGCCAGGTTTTATGACTTAGATCGGGAGCCGCTGAACGACGTCCCTTTTTATGTCTCGCGCCTCAGCCATGAGAACGCCAGTGTCCTCGATCTGGGGTGCGGGACAGGCCGGGTCACTCTGCCCCTGTCCCGTTTCTGCCGCTTCATTCATGGGATCGAACTCTCGGAGGCGATGTTGTCGATCTGCCGTGCAAAGCTGTCAGAGGCAGCGATCCCTCCCCATCGGGCCGTCGTGGAACTCGGCGACATCACCCAATTGGATTTGGGGAGGACATTCGATCTGATCATCGCCCCGTACCGCGTGCTGCAGAATCTGGTAACCGATGAAGACGTGGCCGGGTTGTTCCATGGTATTGGGACCCATCTTTCGGCGGGCGCCACGTGTATACTCAACGTCTTCAACCCACGGTACCCGAATCGCGAAGCGCTTGTTCGCGCCTGGTCGGATCCCGTGGAGGTTCTTGACTGGGAGGTCGCCACGGGTACCGAGGTCGTAACTTGTCACCATCGGAAGGGGAAGGTCGACCCGGAGAATCTGGTCATTTACCCGGATTTGATCTATCGTGTTCGCAATGGAGGCGAGTTGGCGGAGACCGTTGTTTTCAACTTGGCAATGCGGTGCTACTTCCCTGGGGAATTTGAGCGTCTCATCACGGGGCACGGGTTTGAGATCATCGGTCGATGGGGCGGCTACGGCGGCGAGGCCTACGGGACCGGCCCCGAACTTGTGGTTCAGTTTCGCGCGGCGGCCTAA
- a CDS encoding VOC family protein: MRNAILAMTVALTLMTGQLQSSPPKSAPADVGPGRIAWFDITTTNLPQSKEFYGKLFDWKFTPVQGTDQAVEIVAGGAAIGTLRVAEGKISGFNGVVYVQVTDIQASCKKSKELGGTVVPGFPFNLPDGTGAIALVLDPAGHPVGMYSRTPLAPAVPPAK; this comes from the coding sequence ATGCGAAATGCGATTTTGGCCATGACCGTAGCCCTAACTCTCATGACCGGACAGCTTCAGTCAAGTCCCCCCAAGTCGGCCCCGGCGGACGTCGGCCCCGGCCGTATCGCCTGGTTCGACATCACCACGACCAATCTACCGCAATCCAAGGAGTTCTACGGCAAGCTCTTCGATTGGAAATTTACCCCGGTGCAGGGAACTGATCAGGCGGTCGAGATTGTCGCGGGTGGCGCGGCGATCGGGACGCTGCGAGTTGCGGAAGGCAAGATCAGCGGGTTCAACGGAGTGGTCTATGTTCAGGTGACCGACATCCAGGCCAGCTGCAAGAAGTCGAAGGAGCTGGGGGGAACCGTCGTCCCCGGGTTCCCCTTCAACCTGCCGGACGGCACCGGCGCCATCGCCCTCGTCCTCGATCCGGCTGGCCATCCGGTTGGTATGTACTCCAGAACGCCTCTCGCGCCGGCAGTGCCCCCGGCCAAGTGA
- a CDS encoding AAA family ATPase, with the protein MIVTHIKLKNWRNFRSVDVELSERIFLAGPNASGKSNFLDAFRFLRDIAKPGGGLQKAVTDRGGLSKLRCLAAREHPNVEMEVHLSEVSNQEAGWRYAIGIKQESRGYRQPFLAYEQVWHQGDKILTRPDKDDVTDPLRRTQTHLEQIGANSQFRDIAKFFESVLYLHLVPQLVRHPEIYAGPGNSEDPFGRSFLERVVKTPQKVRRSRLKKIEKALFLAVPQIKGLTDVKDESGIPHLEAVYEHWRPKGAKQREDQFSDGTLRLIGLLWSLLESESLLLLEEPELSLNSGIVRKLPALLHRVQRQKKRQIILSTHSADLLSDKGIGGEEVLLLTPSVEGTRVDPAASIKEVRALLEAGLSIAEAALPRTVPSAVQQLPLKFE; encoded by the coding sequence ATGATTGTAACTCATATCAAACTTAAGAACTGGCGTAACTTCCGTTCGGTCGATGTTGAACTGAGCGAACGGATTTTTCTCGCTGGACCCAATGCTTCAGGCAAGTCCAATTTCCTAGACGCCTTCCGGTTTTTACGTGACATTGCCAAGCCTGGTGGAGGATTGCAGAAAGCCGTCACCGACCGTGGTGGCTTATCGAAACTGAGGTGCTTAGCGGCGCGTGAGCACCCTAATGTGGAAATGGAGGTTCACCTCTCCGAAGTTTCGAATCAGGAAGCTGGATGGAGGTACGCGATTGGAATTAAACAAGAGTCGCGTGGGTACCGGCAACCTTTTTTGGCATATGAGCAAGTCTGGCACCAAGGAGACAAAATATTGACGCGTCCGGATAAGGATGATGTCACAGACCCGCTACGCCGCACCCAGACACATCTTGAGCAAATTGGGGCAAACAGCCAGTTCAGAGATATTGCGAAGTTCTTTGAATCGGTACTCTATTTGCATCTAGTACCGCAGTTGGTTCGCCATCCAGAAATATACGCGGGGCCAGGGAATTCCGAAGACCCCTTCGGTCGAAGCTTCCTTGAACGAGTGGTCAAGACACCCCAGAAAGTCCGGCGTTCTCGACTGAAAAAGATCGAAAAGGCCTTGTTTTTGGCAGTCCCACAGATTAAAGGGCTGACAGATGTGAAGGACGAAAGCGGTATTCCTCACCTTGAGGCAGTCTACGAGCACTGGCGCCCCAAAGGCGCCAAGCAAAGAGAAGACCAGTTCTCCGACGGGACGTTGCGCCTAATTGGTTTGTTGTGGTCGTTGCTCGAAAGTGAGTCTCTCCTGTTGCTGGAAGAGCCCGAACTATCGCTGAACTCTGGGATTGTCCGGAAACTGCCTGCTCTTTTGCATCGGGTCCAGAGACAGAAGAAGAGGCAGATTATCCTGAGCACCCACAGCGCGGACTTGCTTTCAGATAAAGGTATTGGGGGAGAAGAAGTGCTTCTGTTGACTCCCAGCGTCGAAGGTACGAGAGTTGATCCTGCCGCGTCAATTAAGGAAGTAAGAGCGCTCCTTGAAGCGGGGCTTAGCATTGCAGAGGCCGCACTGCCCCGCACGGTGCCATCCGCCGTTCAGCAATTGCCCCTTAAATTTGAATGA
- a CDS encoding SRPBCC family protein — translation MLIRKPVAEVFEAVVNPDITTKFWFTKSSGRLEAGKQVQWDWEMYGISIPVTAKIIEPNQRIVFEWPGHTSPTTVEWLFAPQKDGTTFVSITHAGFTGDGDELVKQVTDSTQGFSLVLAGLKALLEHNVRLNLVADRYPKGIEEH, via the coding sequence ATGCTTATCCGCAAGCCGGTCGCCGAGGTGTTCGAGGCCGTGGTCAACCCGGACATCACGACGAAATTCTGGTTCACCAAAAGCAGCGGAAGGCTCGAGGCGGGCAAGCAGGTTCAATGGGACTGGGAAATGTATGGCATCTCGATCCCGGTGACTGCGAAGATTATCGAACCGAACCAGCGCATTGTCTTCGAGTGGCCGGGACACACGAGTCCCACCACCGTGGAATGGCTGTTTGCGCCCCAAAAGGATGGCACAACGTTCGTCAGTATCACGCACGCCGGCTTTACGGGCGACGGGGACGAACTCGTGAAACAGGTGACCGACTCGACTCAAGGGTTCTCTTTGGTGCTCGCGGGCCTCAAAGCGCTTCTTGAGCACAACGTCCGGCTGAATCTTGTGGCGGATCGTTATCCCAAAGGGATCGAAGAACACTAA
- a CDS encoding YcxB family protein, which translates to MTPIKLHYTEALIRKAVRLFWWRTIGWRFVAAFLLVLASFVGLLWNGDRSWVVGLLGAVLALAVAFSGALYGIHYRASLGRLRRMRVPEATLELGEESFRMCSDAGTSELAWSAVTGIWSFPEFLLVFLSRAQFITIPTTDIDTGICEFIVGKARAHEAKVA; encoded by the coding sequence ATGACTCCAATCAAGCTGCACTACACAGAAGCGCTCATCCGTAAAGCCGTCAGACTTTTTTGGTGGCGCACGATTGGCTGGCGCTTCGTCGCGGCGTTCCTGCTGGTTCTCGCATCCTTTGTTGGATTGCTCTGGAACGGGGATCGCTCGTGGGTGGTGGGTCTTCTTGGTGCAGTGCTTGCTTTGGCCGTCGCCTTCTCTGGCGCCTTGTATGGGATCCATTACCGGGCCTCGTTGGGTCGTCTGCGGCGGATGCGCGTGCCCGAGGCGACCTTAGAATTGGGGGAGGAGTCGTTCCGGATGTGCTCCGACGCGGGAACGTCTGAACTGGCGTGGAGTGCAGTGACCGGGATATGGTCGTTTCCAGAGTTCCTTCTCGTCTTTCTTTCACGCGCCCAATTCATCACGATCCCGACGACGGATATCGACACGGGCATTTGTGAGTTCATCGTAGGCAAGGCCAGGGCACATGAGGCAAAGGTCGCCTAA
- a CDS encoding type II toxin-antitoxin system VapC family toxin: protein MNVVDSSAWLEYFANGPNASFFASAIEQTEDLLVPSLTLYGVFKRVLTQRDEGQALQAVAVMQQGTVVDLDSRTALEAARISHEAKLPMADSIILATARVHDATLWTQDADFKGLAGVQYRKRKP, encoded by the coding sequence ATGAATGTTGTCGACTCGAGTGCGTGGCTGGAGTACTTTGCCAATGGTCCCAACGCCTCCTTCTTCGCTTCCGCCATCGAACAGACAGAAGACCTTCTGGTGCCTTCCTTGACGCTCTACGGAGTTTTCAAACGAGTCCTTACACAGCGAGACGAAGGTCAAGCACTGCAGGCCGTGGCGGTTATGCAGCAAGGCACCGTGGTTGATCTTGACTCCCGCACTGCTTTGGAAGCGGCCCGGATCAGCCACGAGGCCAAATTGCCGATGGCAGACAGCATTATTTTGGCCACTGCGCGGGTGCACGATGCGACTCTGTGGACACAAGATGCAGACTTTAAGGGGCTGGCGGGCGTCCAGTATCGGAAACGAAAACCCTAA
- a CDS encoding transcriptional regulator: protein MNVRPIKTEADYTAALGEIKRLFDSTPNTPSGDRLEVLTTLVEAYERQHYSIPAPDPIEAIRYYMESRGLSRRDIEPYIGSRARVAEVLNRRRPLSLEMIRRLHAGLDIPAEILIQPYVAA, encoded by the coding sequence ATGAACGTCCGTCCTATCAAAACCGAGGCTGATTACACCGCTGCACTGGGGGAGATTAAGCGTCTCTTTGACTCGACGCCAAACACCCCCTCGGGAGATCGTTTGGAAGTGTTAACGACGCTGGTGGAGGCTTATGAACGACAGCATTACTCCATCCCCGCCCCGGATCCCATCGAAGCGATCCGTTATTACATGGAAAGTCGGGGGTTGTCCCGTCGTGATATTGAGCCTTACATAGGAAGCAGGGCGCGGGTGGCGGAGGTCCTCAACCGCAGGCGGCCCTTGTCATTGGAGATGATAAGGCGATTGCACGCAGGTCTCGACATTCCGGCCGAAATACTCATTCAACCCTACGTCGCCGCCTAA
- a CDS encoding class I SAM-dependent methyltransferase: MSTEKFYDDLVPYYDLIFPDWNESMARQGDALARVIREGLHQSAGASPRVLDAAAGIGTQALPLAARGFRVTARDLSPQAIARLTREAAARGLSLDAGVADMRAVGATVNDRFDAVLCCDNSLPHLLTDADIAAAFSEFQAVLIEGGVCVCSVRDYDRIDHVGTTQHKYGERRRGEQVFHLWQQWRWINRTHYDVTFVIEEQMAYGPIERVRTVTRYYAIGIPRLLELMAAAGFTSCRRMDDIFYQPLLIGQRAN, translated from the coding sequence ATGTCCACAGAAAAGTTCTACGACGATCTCGTCCCTTATTATGATCTGATCTTCCCCGACTGGAACGAAAGCATGGCCCGTCAGGGCGACGCCCTGGCTCGGGTCATACGCGAGGGTCTTCACCAGTCCGCTGGCGCATCACCCCGTGTGCTCGACGCCGCGGCGGGTATCGGTACGCAGGCGTTGCCGCTTGCGGCACGGGGATTCCGGGTCACTGCCCGCGATCTGTCTCCTCAGGCGATTGCACGGCTTACCCGTGAGGCGGCCGCTCGAGGACTCTCACTGGACGCGGGCGTTGCGGATATGCGTGCCGTCGGGGCGACGGTGAACGATCGCTTCGACGCCGTGCTCTGCTGCGACAACTCACTGCCGCATCTGCTGACGGACGCCGACATCGCCGCCGCTTTCTCCGAATTCCAGGCGGTGCTCATCGAGGGTGGCGTGTGCGTGTGCTCTGTGCGGGACTATGATCGCATCGACCACGTCGGCACGACGCAACACAAATACGGCGAGCGCCGGCGTGGTGAGCAGGTCTTTCATCTGTGGCAGCAGTGGCGCTGGATCAATCGAACGCATTACGACGTAACGTTCGTCATCGAGGAACAGATGGCTTATGGCCCCATCGAGCGGGTTCGAACCGTAACCCGGTACTATGCGATCGGGATCCCGCGGCTGCTTGAACTCATGGCCGCGGCCGGGTTCACGTCGTGCCGGCGGATGGATGACATCTTCTATCAGCCGTTGCTGATCGGACAGCGAGCCAACTAA
- the bla gene encoding subclass B3 metallo-beta-lactamase, protein MLGTLLAVFAFAGNSIAQNDPEWTEPFPPFRIAQNLYYVGSKGLANYLITTPKGHILINSDLEANVPLLRASVEKLGFNFNDIKILLISHAHFDHDAGSALIKQITGAKYMVMDADVPVVESGGKGDFQYGNAATSLYAATKVDRVLHDGDIVKLGNAVLVAHLTPGHTKGCTTWTMKVREGGKTYNVVIIGSPNVNDGYKLVANSLYPRIAQDYERTFRVLRSLPCHYFLGAHGSYFDMETKYARLKEGVLTAFIDPEGYKKYVTQREQAFRAIWAKQKAVEVP, encoded by the coding sequence CTGTTAGGGACGTTGCTGGCGGTCTTCGCTTTCGCTGGCAACTCGATCGCGCAGAACGACCCGGAGTGGACTGAGCCCTTTCCCCCGTTCCGCATCGCTCAAAACCTGTACTATGTCGGAAGCAAAGGCCTCGCGAACTATTTGATCACGACTCCGAAGGGGCACATCCTTATCAATAGTGATCTCGAAGCCAACGTTCCGCTCCTTCGAGCCAGCGTCGAGAAGCTGGGATTTAATTTCAATGACATCAAGATCCTTTTGATCAGCCATGCGCACTTTGACCACGATGCAGGCAGCGCGTTGATCAAACAGATCACCGGGGCCAAGTACATGGTGATGGACGCCGATGTCCCTGTGGTCGAATCGGGAGGCAAGGGTGATTTTCAATATGGCAACGCGGCGACCTCTCTCTACGCGGCCACGAAGGTAGACCGCGTCCTGCATGACGGCGATATAGTGAAGCTTGGAAATGCGGTGCTCGTCGCGCATCTCACCCCCGGACACACAAAGGGCTGCACGACATGGACGATGAAGGTGAGGGAAGGCGGGAAGACTTACAACGTTGTAATCATTGGCAGCCCGAACGTGAACGACGGGTACAAACTCGTCGCCAACTCCCTCTATCCTCGGATCGCCCAAGACTATGAACGCACGTTCCGAGTACTGAGATCCTTGCCTTGCCATTACTTTCTCGGCGCCCACGGCAGCTACTTCGACATGGAAACCAAATACGCGCGGCTGAAAGAAGGCGTCCTGACGGCATTCATCGATCCCGAGGGCTACAAGAAGTACGTGACCCAAAGAGAGCAAGCCTTTCGAGCGATCTGGGCGAAGCAAAAAGCCGTTGAGGTTCCATAG
- a CDS encoding ankyrin repeat domain-containing protein, with protein MRKVESVFLEFVRHVVNGEIDEVSRRLAASPTLATAPAEVGAARHGAPDFFFTEIAHYLYAGDTALHMAAAAFRRPIAMLLVAHGADWHAKNRRGAQPLHYAADANHWEPSAQAETIEYLLSVGADPNALDKSGVAPLHRAVRTRSLPAVRALLDGGANPRAPNKSGSTPLHLAVQTTGRGGSGSEHARQQQTGIIRLLLERGANPTDKDGRGKQVSQAVTSEWIRTLLIGGSG; from the coding sequence ATGCGAAAGGTGGAGTCGGTGTTTCTTGAGTTCGTTCGACATGTCGTGAACGGCGAGATCGACGAAGTGTCCCGCCGACTGGCGGCCAGTCCCACTCTTGCTACAGCGCCGGCTGAGGTTGGCGCTGCTCGCCATGGGGCACCCGACTTTTTTTTCACCGAAATCGCCCACTACCTTTACGCCGGCGACACGGCTCTCCATATGGCTGCCGCCGCGTTTCGGCGTCCGATCGCCATGCTTCTCGTCGCACACGGGGCGGATTGGCACGCGAAGAATCGCCGCGGCGCCCAACCCCTTCACTACGCGGCGGACGCCAACCACTGGGAACCGTCGGCACAGGCGGAGACGATCGAGTACCTCTTGTCGGTTGGCGCAGACCCCAATGCCTTGGACAAGAGCGGCGTGGCGCCCCTGCACCGAGCGGTGCGAACCCGGTCGTTGCCAGCAGTCCGGGCTCTGTTGGATGGCGGCGCCAACCCGAGGGCGCCGAACAAGTCCGGCTCGACGCCCCTGCACCTTGCCGTTCAAACCACTGGGCGAGGAGGGAGCGGTTCTGAGCACGCTCGCCAGCAGCAGACGGGCATCATCAGGCTCCTGCTGGAACGCGGCGCCAACCCGACCGACAAAGACGGGCGTGGTAAACAGGTGAGTCAGGCGGTGACGAGTGAGTGGATTCGAACCTTGCTCATCGGAGGGTCCGGCTAA
- a CDS encoding carboxypeptidase-like regulatory domain-containing protein: MSRWLSAVLVLFLLGLGGCFRHGNTGVGAGYSRFGDREFGGRYAGFVKSPIEHIIAETPEPIIVRRIGGIIRSEGGEWPAWVEVIFEIRGPGTVTKIRGVLADQQGRFKMGSLPSGSYSFKATANGWQSVVGTIIVSKDAKPGQVDLLMPLGR, encoded by the coding sequence ATGTCAAGGTGGCTGAGTGCGGTGCTAGTCTTGTTCCTGTTGGGACTCGGTGGATGTTTCCGTCACGGCAATACCGGTGTTGGAGCCGGCTATTCCCGTTTTGGCGACCGTGAATTTGGCGGGAGGTATGCTGGCTTTGTAAAATCACCCATCGAACATATCATCGCAGAGACGCCGGAGCCGATCATTGTCCGGAGGATTGGCGGTATTATCCGTTCTGAAGGGGGCGAGTGGCCGGCATGGGTTGAGGTTATTTTTGAGATTCGAGGCCCGGGTACTGTAACAAAGATCAGAGGTGTTCTTGCTGACCAACAAGGGAGATTCAAGATGGGATCCTTGCCTTCGGGTAGTTACTCATTCAAAGCGACTGCGAACGGTTGGCAGTCGGTCGTGGGCACTATAATCGTTTCAAAAGATGCGAAACCGGGCCAAGTCGATCTTTTAATGCCCCTCGGCCGATAG
- a CDS encoding type II toxin-antitoxin system HigB family toxin: MRVIALKTLRRFWERHPHARQALQAWYQDAVHATWKSPADLKSVYRNASILAKNRVVFNIKGNQYRLVVAVQYQFGIVYIRFVGTHSECDKIDGSLI; this comes from the coding sequence GTGCGAGTGATTGCTCTCAAGACCTTGCGACGCTTCTGGGAAAGGCATCCCCATGCACGGCAGGCGTTGCAGGCTTGGTATCAAGATGCCGTACATGCCACATGGAAATCACCAGCGGACCTCAAGAGCGTATATCGTAACGCCAGCATCCTCGCTAAGAACCGGGTCGTGTTCAATATTAAGGGCAACCAATACCGCCTGGTGGTGGCGGTACAGTATCAGTTTGGTATTGTTTACATCCGGTTTGTTGGGACCCATTCGGAGTGCGACAAGATTGATGGAAGCTTGATTTGA
- a CDS encoding type II toxin-antitoxin system RelE/ParE family toxin produces MELEDLPPRIRKHIANRIQHLSNEARPFSCEKLSGQDKFRIRHRDYRILYAIHDDEGSIVIVKLGHRREVHR; encoded by the coding sequence ATGGAGTTGGAAGACCTACCCCCCAGGATTCGAAAGCACATTGCGAATCGGATTCAACACCTCAGCAACGAAGCACGGCCATTCAGCTGTGAAAAGCTGTCCGGCCAGGACAAATTCCGTATTCGTCACCGCGATTACCGCATCCTGTATGCAATCCATGACGACGAAGGCTCGATCGTTATCGTGAAGCTCGGTCACCGTCGTGAAGTGCACCGATGA
- a CDS encoding alpha/beta hydrolase produces MAGQVTRSLLCRPDLFAAYIGTGQVGSWRANIQAQFDFLLAKARADDDRMRVEQLQAIGTPDPTNAAQYFSWWRMRNPYMSPDDGRWFEELGQIVRSNPEFTEEYMKTLGDGMSYSGRTTLSAMLATELPTTANTFKVPFFVIQGKEDMVTPTSVAVEYYNVVKAPKKKLILIEHAGHFAIVTHREEFLAALVKDVRPLAIKSERP; encoded by the coding sequence ATGGCGGGCCAGGTGACGCGCAGTCTTCTTTGCCGTCCGGATTTGTTTGCCGCCTATATTGGCACGGGACAGGTAGGAAGCTGGCGGGCCAACATTCAAGCGCAGTTCGATTTTCTTCTCGCCAAAGCACGCGCCGATGATGACCGCATGAGGGTAGAGCAATTGCAGGCGATTGGCACGCCGGACCCAACCAACGCGGCGCAGTATTTTTCCTGGTGGAGGATGCGCAACCCCTATATGTCACCCGATGATGGCAGGTGGTTTGAAGAACTGGGGCAGATTGTTCGATCAAATCCGGAGTTTACTGAAGAGTATATGAAAACGCTGGGCGACGGCATGAGCTACTCCGGGCGCACCACGCTTAGTGCGATGCTGGCCACCGAGTTGCCAACCACCGCCAATACATTCAAGGTGCCGTTTTTCGTGATTCAGGGCAAAGAAGACATGGTCACGCCCACATCGGTAGCGGTGGAATATTATAATGTCGTGAAAGCGCCGAAGAAGAAACTCATTCTCATTGAGCATGCGGGTCATTTTGCGATCGTCACGCATCGCGAGGAATTCTTAGCGGCACTTGTTAAAGATGTCCGACCCCTGGCGATAAAGAGCGAGCGACCCTAA
- a CDS encoding DUF1801 domain-containing protein, whose protein sequence is MAENKTKPTKSSVTAFLNKIKDDPLRADCFAILEIMQKVSKCEPVLWGSAIIGFGTYHYVYESGREGDTVMIGFAPRKQNISIYLMGGLNKVEDELSKLGKYKRGKGCLYLKSLSDVNAEVLKKIFAKAFKEAQRKSAHTS, encoded by the coding sequence ATGGCAGAAAACAAAACCAAACCGACAAAGAGCAGTGTGACGGCTTTCTTGAACAAAATCAAAGACGATCCTTTGCGAGCCGATTGCTTTGCCATTCTTGAAATCATGCAGAAGGTCTCGAAATGTGAACCTGTCCTGTGGGGAAGCGCCATCATCGGGTTTGGAACATATCACTATGTTTATGAGAGCGGACGAGAAGGAGACACTGTCATGATCGGCTTCGCGCCCAGAAAACAGAACATCAGCATCTATTTGATGGGCGGACTGAATAAAGTTGAGGATGAACTTTCCAAGCTCGGGAAGTACAAAAGGGGCAAAGGATGCCTGTATCTTAAATCGCTGAGCGATGTGAATGCAGAGGTTCTCAAGAAGATCTTTGCCAAGGCTTTTAAAGAAGCCCAACGTAAAAGCGCGCACACGAGCTGA
- a CDS encoding AbrB/MazE/SpoVT family DNA-binding domain-containing protein translates to MGTVTISPKFQVVIPRLIREQLSLSPGQKIQAIAYGNRIELIPLRPIKEMRGFLKGIDAKVEREADRL, encoded by the coding sequence ATGGGAACAGTCACGATTTCACCGAAGTTTCAGGTGGTCATCCCCCGATTGATTCGGGAGCAGTTGAGTCTATCCCCGGGGCAAAAGATCCAGGCCATCGCGTATGGTAACCGAATCGAACTGATCCCCCTTCGGCCCATCAAGGAAATGCGAGGTTTTCTGAAAGGAATCGACGCCAAAGTGGAGCGAGAGGCGGATCGGCTATGA
- a CDS encoding class I SAM-dependent methyltransferase — MKKIEDSSTLSWDAVAKDWVRHADQNDYRIYFLLPLTLEWLGDVKGAHILDLGCGEGGYSRELAVRGAKVVGVDGSAQLVATAEQTARAAGLQIEYICANASSLEPIAPASFEIVLASMVLMDVEDYPGAIEEIWRILVPDGRLLMSITHPCFSSPTSEWVRTESAFRIFFSWSGASPAARLILELRGKTHRADRNRVGRFSCKGGRKLNGGGHQ; from the coding sequence ATGAAAAAAATCGAAGACAGCTCGACCCTCTCTTGGGATGCCGTGGCGAAAGACTGGGTGCGGCACGCCGACCAAAATGACTACCGGATTTACTTCCTTCTGCCCCTCACTCTCGAGTGGCTGGGCGATGTAAAGGGCGCGCACATCCTCGACCTCGGTTGCGGAGAGGGAGGTTACAGCCGGGAGCTCGCGGTCCGGGGCGCCAAGGTGGTCGGCGTTGATGGCAGCGCGCAGCTCGTCGCCACGGCGGAGCAGACAGCGCGGGCGGCGGGCCTTCAGATTGAATACATCTGTGCAAACGCCAGCTCGCTTGAGCCGATTGCGCCCGCCTCCTTCGAGATCGTCCTGGCGTCGATGGTGTTAATGGACGTGGAGGATTACCCCGGTGCCATCGAGGAAATCTGGCGTATCCTTGTGCCCGACGGCAGGTTGCTGATGAGTATTACGCATCCGTGCTTTTCGTCGCCGACGTCGGAGTGGGTTCGAACGGAAAGCGCATTCCGTATTTTCTTTTCATGGAGTGGCGCAAGCCCGGCGGCTCGTCTGATCCTGGAGCTCCGAGGAAAGACGCACCGGGCTGACCGAAATAGAGTTGGGCGCTTTAGCTGCAAAGGCGGACGCAAGTTGAATGGAGGTGGACACCAATGA